Proteins encoded in a region of the Streptomyces sp. NBC_00513 genome:
- a CDS encoding beta-xylosidase encodes MRAGRAGRAGARDRRWAAAVAVSGGVVVLLAATTGGAPAAEGEPPPPGQVEFPTHCLPPQEAGLPPADGPTTARISVDDPAPKVGDTVTVTYRIAATPAVNPVASELPADVVTPTGRIVLAGAQSGEVTVVGVRRNDPVPPGAALPGVTMTGTFTVTAPGEITLAPGGYTLHTGHPADLDTACTAAGAAPVSERLTATPLPTANLRALTLGTAYGKPGARVAVTGSGFAPGAAVTVAGRTGAAETADRVAATADERGVVRAELPVTDKGTTGVVAYEGTVWSAQGGTGPAAYTVIEPATVVEAATVIEAATVIEAATVVDAAPPSRGTRKVTAVVEPGALAMTQAGESVTLGAVPYGDGGAAGGRIGTVTVEDARGGPAGWSLVGRITDFAGPGGVRIPGASLTWTPRCVAAAGSPSACRAGSAGTVGPEGAVLASTADGAPAGGTFTVDAGLELRVPPYTPPGAYTAVLTLTLS; translated from the coding sequence GTGCGAGCAGGACGGGCGGGACGGGCCGGGGCGCGCGACAGACGGTGGGCGGCGGCCGTCGCCGTGAGCGGCGGTGTGGTGGTCCTGCTGGCCGCCACGACCGGCGGAGCGCCGGCCGCCGAGGGGGAGCCGCCGCCCCCGGGACAGGTGGAGTTCCCCACGCACTGCCTCCCGCCCCAGGAGGCCGGGCTGCCGCCCGCCGACGGGCCGACGACGGCCCGGATCAGCGTCGACGACCCCGCCCCGAAGGTCGGCGACACCGTCACCGTGACGTACCGGATCGCCGCGACCCCCGCCGTGAACCCCGTCGCGAGCGAACTGCCCGCCGATGTGGTGACCCCCACCGGGCGGATCGTGCTCGCGGGCGCGCAGAGCGGCGAGGTGACCGTGGTGGGCGTCCGACGCAACGACCCGGTGCCGCCGGGCGCGGCCCTGCCGGGCGTGACCATGACCGGGACCTTCACCGTCACCGCGCCCGGCGAGATCACCCTCGCCCCGGGCGGCTACACCCTGCACACCGGCCACCCCGCGGACCTGGACACCGCGTGCACCGCGGCCGGCGCCGCCCCCGTGTCCGAGCGCCTCACGGCCACCCCGCTGCCGACGGCCAACCTGCGCGCGCTCACGCTGGGGACGGCGTACGGGAAGCCGGGTGCGCGGGTCGCCGTCACCGGCTCCGGCTTCGCCCCGGGGGCGGCCGTCACGGTGGCGGGCCGGACCGGCGCCGCCGAGACCGCCGACCGGGTGGCCGCCACCGCCGACGAGCGGGGCGTGGTCCGGGCCGAGCTGCCGGTCACCGACAAGGGGACCACGGGCGTGGTCGCGTACGAGGGCACGGTGTGGTCGGCACAGGGCGGAACGGGGCCGGCCGCCTACACGGTGATCGAACCCGCCACGGTGGTTGAAGCCGCCACGGTGATCGAAGCCGCCACGGTGATCGAAGCCGCCACGGTGGTCGACGCCGCGCCGCCCTCGCGGGGCACCCGGAAGGTGACGGCGGTCGTCGAGCCGGGCGCGCTGGCCATGACCCAGGCGGGGGAGTCCGTGACGCTCGGCGCGGTCCCGTACGGGGACGGCGGGGCGGCGGGCGGCCGGATCGGCACCGTCACCGTCGAGGACGCGCGCGGCGGCCCGGCGGGCTGGTCGCTCGTCGGCAGGATCACCGACTTCGCGGGACCGGGCGGCGTCCGGATCCCGGGCGCCTCCCTGACGTGGACCCCGCGGTGCGTCGCGGCGGCCGGGAGTCCGAGCGCCTGTCGGGCGGGCAGCGCGGGCACGGTCGGCCCGGAGGGGGCCGTGCTGGCCTCCACGGCGGACGGCGCGCCGGCGGGCGGGACCTTCACGGTGGACGCCGGGCTGGAACTGCGCGTCCCGCCCTACACCCCGCCGGGGGCGTACACGGCCGTCCTGACGCTGACCCTGTCGTGA
- a CDS encoding cytidine deaminase: MLSPMTESTGNTGNTGIDPEDQKIITLARSARARNGVPEGAAVRDETGRTYVAGTVDLDSLKLSALQTAVAMAVASGARSLEAAAVVSAADAPSDADRAAVGDLGGPDTPVLLAAPDGTLRSTTPAG, encoded by the coding sequence ATGCTTTCGCCCATGACCGAGAGCACCGGGAACACCGGGAACACCGGGATCGACCCCGAGGACCAGAAGATCATCACGCTGGCGCGCAGCGCCCGCGCCCGCAACGGGGTGCCCGAGGGGGCGGCGGTCCGGGACGAGACGGGTCGTACGTACGTCGCCGGGACCGTGGACCTGGACTCCCTCAAGCTGAGCGCGCTCCAGACGGCCGTCGCCATGGCCGTGGCCAGCGGGGCGCGGTCCCTGGAGGCCGCGGCCGTGGTCAGCGCGGCCGACGCCCCGTCCGACGCCGATCGCGCCGCGGTCGGCGACCTCGGCGGCCCCGACACCCCGGTCCTCCTCGCGGCCCCGGACGGCACCCTCAGGTCCACGACCCCGGCCGGCTGA
- a CDS encoding hemolysin family protein, translated as MNAAQLITGAVLLVVVAWFAACAESGIARISAFRAEQAVREGRRGSAKLLQVSADPTRYLNVALLVRVTCEMAAGVLVTYVCLDEFGDTWTALLVAIGVMVLVSFVAVGVSPRTIGRQHPLNTATAAAYVLVPLARVMGPIPQLLILIGNALTPGKGFRKGPFASEAELRAMVDLAEKESLIEDDERRMVHQVFELGDTLVREVMVPRTDLICIERYKTIRQATTLALRSGFSRIPVTGENEDDIVGIVYLKDLVRKTHISREAESDLVSTAMRPAVFVPDTKNAGDLLREMQSVRNHVAVVIDEYGGTAGIVTIEDILEEIVGEITDEYDRELPPVEDLGEDRYRVTARLDITDLGELFGVEAFDDEDVETVGGLLAKALGRVPITGASAIVDLPEPDGRPLRLTAESPAGRRNKIVTVLVEPVVAAAGEGEEGSE; from the coding sequence GTGAACGCCGCCCAACTCATCACCGGCGCGGTCCTGCTGGTCGTGGTCGCCTGGTTCGCGGCGTGCGCCGAGTCCGGGATCGCCCGCATCTCCGCCTTCCGGGCCGAGCAGGCCGTACGGGAGGGGCGGCGCGGCAGCGCGAAGCTCCTCCAGGTCTCCGCCGACCCCACCCGCTACCTCAACGTGGCGCTGCTGGTGCGGGTGACCTGCGAGATGGCGGCGGGCGTGCTCGTCACGTACGTCTGCCTCGACGAGTTCGGCGACACCTGGACCGCGCTGCTCGTGGCCATCGGGGTCATGGTGCTGGTGTCGTTCGTCGCCGTGGGGGTGTCGCCGCGCACCATCGGCCGGCAGCACCCGCTGAACACGGCGACGGCGGCCGCGTACGTCCTCGTGCCGCTGGCCCGGGTCATGGGCCCGATCCCGCAGCTCCTCATCCTCATCGGCAACGCGCTCACGCCCGGGAAGGGTTTCCGCAAGGGGCCGTTCGCCTCCGAGGCCGAACTGCGGGCCATGGTGGACCTGGCGGAGAAGGAATCCCTGATCGAGGACGACGAGCGCCGCATGGTGCACCAGGTCTTCGAACTCGGGGACACCCTGGTGCGCGAGGTGATGGTGCCGCGCACGGACCTGATCTGCATCGAGCGGTACAAGACGATCCGTCAGGCGACCACGCTGGCGCTGCGGTCCGGGTTCTCGCGCATCCCGGTGACCGGGGAGAACGAGGACGACATCGTCGGGATCGTCTACCTCAAGGACCTCGTCCGCAAGACGCACATCAGCCGTGAGGCGGAGTCCGACCTGGTGTCGACGGCGATGCGGCCGGCGGTGTTCGTGCCCGACACGAAGAACGCCGGTGACCTGCTGCGCGAGATGCAGTCGGTGCGCAACCACGTGGCCGTCGTCATCGACGAGTACGGCGGTACGGCGGGCATCGTCACCATCGAGGACATCCTCGAGGAGATCGTCGGCGAGATCACCGACGAGTACGACCGGGAGCTGCCGCCCGTCGAGGACCTGGGCGAGGACCGCTACCGGGTCACGGCCCGGCTCGACATCACCGACCTCGGCGAGCTGTTCGGCGTCGAGGCCTTCGACGACGAGGACGTGGAGACGGTCGGCGGACTGCTGGCCAAGGCGCTGGGCCGGGTACCGATCACCGGCGCCTCGGCGATCGTGGACCTGCCCGAACCGGACGGGCGACCCCTGCGGTTGACGGCCGAGTCCCCGGCGGGTCGGCGGAACAAGATCGTGACGGTGCTGGTGGAGCCGGTGGTCGCGGCGGCCGGCGAGGGCGAGGAGGGCTCGGAGTGA
- the ybeY gene encoding rRNA maturation RNase YbeY — protein sequence MSIDVNNESGIEVDEQAILDIARYALARMRIHPLSELSVIVVDEAAMEQLHIQWMDLPGPTDVMSFPMDELRPPAKDDEEPPQGLLGDIVLCPEVAKRQGEEAPTRHSMDEELGLLTVHGVLHLLGYDHEEPDEKAEMFGLQAAIVDGWRGERGLTGPSPAPTVS from the coding sequence ATGTCGATCGACGTCAACAACGAGTCCGGAATCGAGGTCGACGAGCAGGCGATCCTCGACATCGCCCGCTACGCGCTCGCCCGGATGAGGATCCACCCGCTGTCCGAGCTGTCCGTCATCGTCGTCGACGAGGCGGCGATGGAGCAGCTCCACATCCAGTGGATGGACCTGCCCGGACCCACCGACGTCATGTCCTTCCCGATGGACGAACTCCGTCCGCCGGCGAAGGACGACGAGGAGCCGCCGCAGGGGCTCCTCGGCGACATCGTCCTGTGTCCCGAGGTGGCCAAGCGGCAGGGCGAGGAAGCGCCGACGCGGCACTCCATGGACGAGGAGCTCGGGCTCCTGACCGTCCACGGGGTGCTGCACCTGCTCGGGTACGACCACGAGGAGCCGGACGAGAAGGCCGAGATGTTCGGCCTCCAGGCGGCCATCGTCGACGGCTGGCGCGGTGAGCGCGGCCTGACCGGTCCGTCACCCGCGCCCACCGTCTCGTGA
- a CDS encoding MFS transporter: MTQTASTPASPPAPAPATPRKPGRVHRAWFAAAVAFVTIIGAAASASLPGLLIEPLHEEFDWSRGTIGLAVSVNLALYGLTAPFAAALMDRFGIRKVVAVALLVISGGTVATLWMTESWQLILFWGVLVGLGSGSMALAFAATVTNRWFTARRGLVTGILTAAGASGQLIFLPLLSWLVEHHGWRPAAVTVSLAALVVVPFVWLLLRDHPADVGLAPYGGAYVEKPAPVPGAARRALTVLFKAARTGPFWLLAGTFAICGASTNGLVRTHFVPAAHDHGMPVTAAAGLLAVIGVFDVVGTIASGWFTDRFEARRLLAVYYALRGISLMFLPMLLAPSIHPPMIFFIIFYGLDWVATVPPTIALCREQFGEDGAIVFGWVLASHQVGAAVVAFLGGLARDAFGSYDLVWYASGGLCAMAALMAMVIRRRPAVTTATA; the protein is encoded by the coding sequence GTGACGCAGACAGCCTCCACCCCCGCATCCCCACCCGCCCCCGCGCCCGCCACCCCGCGGAAGCCGGGGCGCGTGCACCGCGCCTGGTTCGCGGCGGCCGTCGCCTTCGTGACGATCATCGGCGCCGCCGCCTCCGCCTCCCTGCCCGGCCTGCTCATCGAGCCGTTGCACGAGGAGTTCGACTGGTCGCGCGGCACGATCGGCCTCGCCGTCTCGGTGAACCTCGCCCTCTACGGGCTCACCGCGCCCTTCGCGGCGGCCCTGATGGACCGCTTCGGCATCCGCAAGGTGGTCGCCGTCGCCCTGCTGGTCATATCCGGCGGCACCGTGGCCACGCTCTGGATGACCGAGTCCTGGCAACTGATCCTGTTCTGGGGCGTGCTGGTGGGCCTGGGCAGCGGCTCGATGGCGCTGGCCTTCGCGGCGACCGTCACCAACCGCTGGTTCACCGCCCGGCGCGGGCTCGTCACGGGCATCCTGACCGCGGCCGGGGCGTCCGGTCAGCTGATCTTCCTGCCGCTGCTGTCCTGGCTGGTCGAGCACCACGGGTGGCGCCCGGCGGCGGTCACGGTCTCGCTCGCGGCGCTGGTGGTCGTCCCGTTCGTCTGGCTGCTGCTGCGCGACCATCCCGCGGACGTGGGCCTCGCGCCGTACGGGGGCGCGTACGTGGAGAAGCCCGCCCCGGTCCCCGGAGCCGCGCGCCGGGCGCTGACGGTGCTGTTCAAGGCGGCCCGCACCGGCCCCTTCTGGCTGCTGGCCGGCACCTTCGCGATCTGCGGCGCCTCCACGAACGGCCTGGTGCGGACCCACTTCGTGCCGGCGGCCCACGACCACGGCATGCCGGTGACGGCCGCCGCCGGGCTGCTGGCGGTGATCGGCGTGTTCGACGTGGTCGGCACGATCGCCTCGGGCTGGTTCACCGACCGCTTCGAGGCGCGCCGCCTGCTGGCCGTGTACTACGCCCTGCGCGGGATCTCACTGATGTTCCTGCCGATGCTGCTGGCCCCGTCCATTCACCCGCCGATGATCTTCTTCATCATCTTCTACGGCCTGGACTGGGTCGCCACCGTCCCGCCGACCATCGCGCTGTGCCGCGAGCAGTTCGGGGAGGACGGCGCGATCGTCTTCGGCTGGGTCCTGGCCTCGCACCAGGTGGGCGCGGCCGTGGTGGCCTTCCTGGGCGGCCTCGCCCGCGACGCCTTCGGCTCGTACGACCTGGTCTGGTACGCCTCGGGCGGCCTGTGCGCGATGGCAGCGCTGATGGCGATGGTCATCCGCCGCCGGCCCGCCGTGACCACGGCCACGGCCTGA
- a CDS encoding PhoH family protein, translated as MTQTPTARTPAPGQARAHFTVPATHPMVTVLGSGDALLRVIEKAFPKADIHVRGNQVSAIGDAAEVALVQRLFDEMMLVLRTGQSMTEDAVERSIAMLKANGNGKGGAGDETPAEVLTQNILSSRGRTIRPKTLNQKRYVDAIDKNTIVFGIGPAGTGKTYLAMAKAVQALQSKQVSRIILTRPAVEAGERLGFLPGTLFDKIDPYLRPLYDALHDMIDPDSIPRLMAAGTIEVAPLAYMRGRTLNEAFVVLDEAQNTTTEQMKMFLTRLGFDSKIVVTGDVTQVDLPGGAKSGLRQVQDILEGVPDIHFSRLTSEDVVRHKLVGRIVDAYEKYDDSRDSTQTRNGYQRK; from the coding sequence ATGACTCAGACACCGACAGCCCGCACCCCCGCGCCGGGCCAGGCGCGCGCCCACTTCACCGTTCCGGCCACCCATCCCATGGTGACCGTGCTCGGATCGGGCGACGCCCTGTTGCGCGTGATCGAGAAGGCCTTCCCGAAGGCCGACATCCATGTTCGGGGCAATCAGGTCAGCGCGATCGGCGACGCGGCGGAAGTCGCGCTGGTCCAGCGCCTGTTCGACGAGATGATGCTGGTGCTCCGCACCGGGCAGTCGATGACGGAGGACGCAGTGGAGCGCTCGATCGCCATGCTCAAGGCGAACGGCAACGGCAAGGGCGGCGCCGGAGACGAGACACCCGCCGAGGTGCTCACCCAGAACATCCTGTCCAGCCGCGGCCGGACCATCCGTCCCAAGACCCTCAACCAGAAGCGGTACGTGGACGCGATCGACAAGAACACGATCGTGTTCGGCATCGGTCCCGCGGGCACCGGCAAGACCTACCTGGCCATGGCCAAGGCGGTCCAGGCCCTGCAGTCGAAGCAGGTCAGCAGGATCATCCTGACCCGCCCCGCCGTCGAGGCGGGCGAGCGGCTCGGCTTCCTGCCGGGCACGTTGTTCGACAAGATCGACCCGTACCTGCGCCCGCTCTACGACGCGCTGCACGACATGATCGACCCGGATTCGATTCCGCGGCTCATGGCGGCCGGGACCATCGAGGTGGCACCCCTGGCCTACATGCGGGGAAGGACCCTGAATGAGGCGTTCGTGGTGCTCGACGAGGCGCAGAACACCACCACCGAGCAGATGAAGATGTTCCTGACCCGGCTCGGCTTCGACTCGAAGATCGTCGTCACCGGCGACGTGACCCAGGTCGACCTCCCGGGCGGGGCCAAGAGCGGTCTGCGTCAGGTGCAGGACATCCTGGAAGGGGTGCCGGACATCCACTTCTCGCGGCTCACGTCCGAGGATGTCGTCCGGCACAAGCTGGTCGGCCGTATCGTCGACGCGTACGAGAAGTACGACGACAGCCGGGACTCCACACAGACCCGGAACGGCTACCAGCGGAAGTAG
- a CDS encoding MmcQ/YjbR family DNA-binding protein, whose amino-acid sequence MTPEQLRAFCLDFNEAVEEFPFTPETSVFKVLGKVFALSALGASPLKINLKCDPDLAVRLRVDHEAIVPGWHMNKRHWNTVTVGGLPDAMVRELVEDSYDLVVAGLPKAERLRLDRP is encoded by the coding sequence GTGACGCCGGAGCAACTGCGGGCGTTCTGCCTGGACTTCAACGAGGCCGTGGAGGAGTTCCCCTTCACCCCCGAGACCTCGGTGTTCAAGGTGCTGGGGAAGGTGTTCGCGCTGTCGGCGCTGGGCGCCTCTCCGTTGAAGATCAACCTGAAGTGTGATCCGGACCTCGCGGTGCGGCTGCGGGTCGATCACGAGGCGATCGTGCCGGGTTGGCACATGAACAAGCGGCACTGGAACACGGTGACGGTGGGCGGGCTGCCGGATGCGATGGTCCGGGAGCTGGTGGAGGACTCGTACGACCTCGTGGTCGCCGGGCTGCCGAAGGCGGAGCGGCTGCGGCTCGACCGGCCGTGA
- a CDS encoding GlxA family transcriptional regulator produces the protein MEPRAHRVVVLALAGLLPFELGIPHRIFGYAKNPAGRPFYETLTCALRPGPVATDADFAVSVEHGPELLATADTVVVPASYELGPVYEEGRLTAALGAALGHIRPGTRLVSICTGGYVLAAGGYLDGRRATTHWASAEHFQRLFPAVRVDPGVLYTDDGDVLTSAGVAAGIDLCLHIVRRDHGAAVANEVARRTVVPPHRNGGQAQFIERPVPETQSASTTAARAWVLDRLHEPIRLSDLARQESMSVRTFTRRFREESGVSPGEWIVGQRVERARRLLERTELAMEQVAREVGFGTAQSLRKHVQAALGVSPTAYRRTFRASGAPVGSVASVGSVGSVGPGGSGTLPSSDGSSVAAGSAH, from the coding sequence ATGGAGCCCCGCGCGCACCGTGTCGTCGTCCTCGCCCTGGCCGGGCTGCTGCCCTTCGAGCTCGGCATCCCGCACCGGATCTTCGGGTACGCCAAGAACCCGGCCGGGCGGCCCTTCTACGAGACCCTCACCTGCGCGCTCCGCCCCGGACCGGTCGCCACGGACGCCGACTTCGCGGTCTCCGTCGAGCACGGCCCGGAGCTGTTGGCCACCGCCGACACGGTGGTGGTGCCCGCCTCGTACGAGCTGGGGCCGGTGTACGAGGAGGGCCGGCTGACCGCGGCGCTCGGCGCGGCGCTCGGCCACATCCGACCCGGCACCCGGCTGGTGTCCATCTGCACGGGGGGCTATGTCCTCGCCGCCGGCGGGTACCTCGACGGCCGCCGGGCGACCACCCACTGGGCCTCCGCCGAGCACTTCCAGCGGCTCTTCCCGGCCGTGCGGGTCGACCCCGGCGTGCTCTACACGGATGACGGGGACGTGCTGACCTCCGCCGGGGTCGCCGCCGGCATCGACCTGTGCCTGCACATCGTGCGCCGTGACCACGGCGCGGCCGTGGCCAACGAGGTGGCCCGGCGGACCGTCGTACCGCCCCACCGGAACGGCGGTCAGGCGCAGTTCATCGAACGTCCGGTCCCCGAAACGCAGTCGGCCAGTACCACGGCGGCGCGCGCCTGGGTGCTCGACCGGTTGCACGAACCGATCCGGTTGAGCGACCTGGCCCGGCAGGAGTCCATGTCGGTGCGGACGTTCACGCGCCGCTTCCGGGAGGAGTCCGGGGTCAGCCCGGGGGAGTGGATCGTCGGGCAGCGGGTGGAGCGCGCCCGGCGGCTGTTGGAGCGCACGGAACTGGCGATGGAGCAGGTGGCGCGGGAGGTGGGCTTCGGGACGGCGCAGTCGCTGCGCAAGCACGTGCAGGCGGCGTTGGGGGTGAGCCCGACGGCGTACCGGCGCACGTTCCGCGCCTCGGGCGCCCCGGTGGGGTCGGTCGCGTCCGTCGGGTCCGTCGGGTCGGTTGGCCCGGGCGGGTCGGGCACTCTCCCATCTTCTGATGGGTCATCAGTTGCTGCCGGTTCCGCGCATTGA